From Rutidosis leptorrhynchoides isolate AG116_Rl617_1_P2 chromosome 3, CSIRO_AGI_Rlap_v1, whole genome shotgun sequence, a single genomic window includes:
- the LOC139900978 gene encoding uncharacterized protein, protein MAIHILQEVLKVNKQSESAYEVIMKHLITCSYFSPVEFVAYVADIEGNITEPLVLGHLFSAQSNIDPSHSYGHLRSCSPVLGAGRPRGVRGGCRVATVGRIRVGSWNIGTLTGKRIELVDTFLKSKVDIVCVQETRWKGEEAIEIQDYKLWYSGSRIARNGVGIFLGKLHKDNVVDVGRFSDRIMSVSLIIKEETFTVISAYAPHAGLGDAEKKSFWELLDEVVRGCPADHRLIIGGDLNGHIGVEAEGYEGAHGGFGFGPRNEEGRSILEFAIAHELVVANSFFKKRDAQLATFHSGGRSTQIDFLLLRKGELRTCRDCKVLPALTCSSQHRLLVMDLVTRGRVGRRARAVQPRILWKNLYGANAETFRAIVVNRLSVEEDYVAPTDADQIWNRMASTIRDVAKETLGVAIGTSRAHKSRRESWWLSDDVQSKVVLKQTRIAKARERGRRDLGNIKYIKDVAGQSIAIEDLIRKRWEEYFASLFGRGRPERNGEPHEVQEFQNNCFCTRINQEEVRLALRKMGRNKAVGPDQIPIEAWKCLGGDGSYYEALGKSDRDEAQMRDKVTFIIQLHI, encoded by the exons GTAATATAACGGAGCCT CTTGTACTTGGTCATCTTTTTAGTGCACAAAGTAATATAGATCCTTCGCATAGTTATGGTCACTTGAGGTCATGTTCTCCTGTTTTAGGGGCGGGTAGGCCTAGAGGGGTTAGAGGAGGTTGTAGGGTAGCCACCGTTGGTAGGATTAGAGTGGGTAGTTGGAATATAGGAACCTTGACTGGTAAGAGGATTGAGCTCGTTGATACCTTTCTTAAGAGTAAGGTAGACATAGTGTGtgttcaagagactagatggaagggtgAAGAGGCGATAGAGATTCAGGACTATAAGTTGTGGTACTCGGGTTCTAGGATAGCACGGAACGGGGTAGGTATCTTTTTAGGAAAACTACATAAAGATAACGTTGTTGACGTGGGCAGgtttagcgataggattatgtcggttagttTAATTATTAAGGAGGAGACTTTCACGGTCATTAGTGCATACGCACCTCATGCGGGTTTAGGTGATGCGGAAAAGAAGAGTTTTTGGGAATTGTTAGATGAGGTGGTGAGGGGGTGCCCAGCCGACCATCGACTGATTATAGGTGGTGATCTGAATGGACATATAGGAGTGGAGGCAGAAGGTTATGAGGGAGCCCATGGTGGCTTTGGGTTTGGTCCTAGAAATGAAGAGGGGCGCTCAATTCTTGAGTTTGCCATTGCCCACGAGTTGGTGGTAGCAAACTCTTTCTTCAAGAAGAGGGATGCTCAGTTAGCCACATTCCATAGCGGGGGTCGCAGCACCCAGATTGACTTTTTGCTTCTTCGTAAAGGGGAACTTAGGACATGTAGGGACTGTAAGGTCCTTCCAGCTTTGACGTGCTCCTCCCAGCACAGATTGCTGGTCATGGACCTAGTTACTAGGGGAAGAGTTGGCCGGAGGGCTAGGGCTGTACAACCTAGAATCCTTTGGAAGAACCTCTATGGAGCGAATGCGGAGACTTTTAGAGCGATTGTTGTTAATAGATTGAGTGTAGAAGAGGATTACGTTGCCCCTACGGACGCAGACCAGATATGGAATCGCATGGCGTCCACTATCAGAGATGTGGCAAAAGAGACCTTAGGAGTGGCTATAGGGACATCGAGAGCCCATAAGAGTAGAAGAGAGTCGTGGTGGCTTAGTGACGATGTCCAATCGAAAGTCGTGTTAAAGCAGacgag gatagccaaagctagggagcgaGGAAGGAGGGACTTAGGTAACATCAAATATATCAAGGATGTAGCAGGGCAAAGTATAGCGATAGAAGACcttattaggaaaagatgggaagaatATTTCGCATCCCTTTTCGGTAGGGGAAGACCAGAGCGGAACGGTGAACCCCACGAGGTTCAGGAGTTTCAAAACAACTGTTTCTGCACGAGGATTAATCAGGAGGAAGTTAGATTGGCCCTACGAaagatgggaagaaacaaagcagtaggaccagACCAAATTCCGATTGAGGCGTGGAAGTGCCTAGGAGGTGACGGG tcatactatgaagctttgggaaagAGTGATCGAGACGAGGCTCAGATGcgagacaaag TTACTTTTATTATACAACTACATATATAA